In one Barnesiella propionica genomic region, the following are encoded:
- a CDS encoding HAD family hydrolase: MCKTIAALFDLDGVIVDTEPQYTKFWEKIGNEHLPEQPDFSRAIKGNTLVQIYERYFPGQEKLRAEITEELYKFEQEMTFPFIPGAIEFITGVRENEAKVAVVTSSNDAKMANLYHQHPHFKELFDTIVTADRITKSKPDPESYLLAAHLLNTDIRNCYVFEDSFAGIAAGNAAHMKVIALSTTNSAEQLTGKSVAVIPDFENFTFQDMIKIK; the protein is encoded by the coding sequence ATGTGTAAGACTATCGCAGCCCTTTTTGATCTCGACGGAGTCATTGTAGATACAGAACCCCAGTATACGAAATTCTGGGAAAAGATAGGTAATGAACATTTACCCGAACAACCAGATTTCAGCCGGGCTATCAAAGGGAATACCCTGGTACAAATATATGAACGCTACTTCCCGGGACAGGAAAAATTAAGAGCGGAAATAACCGAAGAATTATATAAGTTCGAACAGGAAATGACATTCCCCTTTATTCCGGGGGCAATCGAATTTATTACTGGCGTCAGAGAGAATGAAGCAAAAGTAGCCGTTGTTACCAGTTCGAACGATGCAAAAATGGCGAACCTATATCATCAACATCCCCATTTTAAAGAATTATTCGATACCATCGTCACGGCCGACCGAATTACCAAATCAAAACCCGATCCAGAATCTTATCTTCTGGCAGCGCACCTACTGAATACTGACATTCGCAACTGTTATGTTTTCGAAGACTCCTTCGCCGGTATAGCAGCAGGAAATGCGGCCCACATGAAAGTTATCGCTTTATCGACGACAAATTCGGCAGAACAACTCACTGGCAAATCGGTCGCCGTTATTCCGGATTTTGAGAACTTTACATTCCAAGACATGATCAAGATTAAATAA
- the rlmH gene encoding 23S rRNA (pseudouridine(1915)-N(3))-methyltransferase RlmH, producing the protein MKIVFLVIGKTTDAYSVAAIQEYTNRLRHYIPFENEVIPELKNARNLNFDQQKEREADLLLKSFQPGDYIVLLDEKGKEFTSVSFSRYLERKMHTVPKRLVFVVGGPYGFSQRIYDIAQEKISLSRMTFSHQMIRVIFTEQLYRAMTILNNEPYHHE; encoded by the coding sequence ATGAAAATTGTCTTTTTAGTGATCGGCAAGACTACAGATGCATATTCTGTCGCAGCAATACAGGAATATACAAACCGGTTACGGCATTATATACCTTTTGAAAACGAAGTTATCCCGGAATTAAAGAATGCCAGAAACCTCAATTTCGATCAGCAAAAAGAGCGGGAAGCGGATCTTTTATTAAAGAGTTTTCAACCGGGAGACTATATTGTTCTGCTGGACGAAAAAGGAAAAGAATTTACATCGGTAAGTTTCTCCCGGTATCTCGAACGTAAAATGCACACGGTTCCTAAACGACTGGTTTTCGTGGTAGGAGGACCTTACGGATTTTCACAGCGCATTTACGATATAGCACAAGAAAAGATATCCCTATCCAGAATGACTTTTTCACACCAGATGATACGTGTCATTTTCACCGAACAACTATACCGTGCCATGACCATATTGAATAACGAGCCCTATCATCATGAATAA
- the nadC gene encoding carboxylating nicotinate-nucleotide diphosphorylase, which produces MKSSEELVDDLIKLAFAEDIGDGDHTTLCCIPSDEMGKSKLLVKEPGVLAGVEVAKKIFRDFDPELKMTVYIQDGTEVMPGDVAFVVEGRVQSLLQTERLMLNVMQRMSGIATVTRKYVKLLDGLHTRVLDTRKTTPGLRMLEKEAVKIGGGVNHRIGLFDMILLKDNHVDFVGGIEQAITRARQYLKERGKDLKIEIEVRNLDELKEVMRVGGVDRIMLDNFTPELTREAVKLIDGKYETESSGGITIDTLRMYAECGVDFISVGALTHSVKGLDMSFKAC; this is translated from the coding sequence ATGAAAAGTTCCGAAGAGTTGGTAGATGACCTGATAAAACTGGCTTTTGCCGAAGATATAGGAGACGGTGATCATACGACCTTGTGTTGTATCCCTTCCGATGAAATGGGAAAATCCAAGTTACTGGTAAAAGAACCGGGTGTATTGGCCGGAGTAGAAGTGGCTAAAAAGATATTTCGTGATTTCGATCCTGAATTGAAAATGACCGTATATATTCAGGACGGAACGGAAGTAATGCCCGGTGATGTAGCTTTTGTTGTAGAGGGGCGTGTACAGTCTTTGTTGCAGACGGAGCGTCTTATGTTAAATGTAATGCAGCGAATGAGCGGAATAGCTACGGTTACCCGTAAATATGTGAAATTGCTGGATGGGCTGCATACCCGTGTGCTGGATACCCGTAAGACGACACCCGGTTTGCGCATGCTGGAGAAAGAAGCTGTAAAGATAGGAGGGGGAGTAAATCACCGTATAGGTCTTTTCGATATGATATTGCTGAAAGATAATCATGTCGATTTTGTCGGTGGGATAGAACAGGCAATAACCCGGGCCAGACAGTATCTGAAAGAAAGAGGTAAAGATTTGAAAATTGAGATTGAAGTGCGTAATCTTGACGAATTGAAAGAAGTTATGAGAGTAGGAGGGGTAGACCGTATTATGTTGGATAATTTTACTCCGGAACTTACGCGTGAAGCGGTGAAACTCATTGACGGGAAATATGAAACCGAATCATCCGGTGGTATAACTATAGATACTTTGCGTATGTATGCCGAGTGCGGTGTGGATTTTATCTCTGTCGGAGCACTCACACATTCGGTAAAAGGACTGGATATGAGCTTTAAAGCTTGTTGA
- a CDS encoding DUF2490 domain-containing protein: MFNFTISKQVTPRFGAHIQQNIWTNSNFGKYERYMPIVAIDYAVWKSHLKLNALYYYMNQRTADGSYKNRNRYQLGFTALQSAKRIDISWASRFESTYTRGVSEPNNKWRNRIKLSYIISKDSPWKPFLYADLFLLCNGTKQGKLERVWYDAGVEYRIDKHNSAEIKIREEQLITTSPRQLNTMISFSYKIKL, from the coding sequence ATGTTTAATTTTACGATTAGCAAACAAGTCACTCCACGTTTCGGTGCTCATATACAACAAAATATCTGGACAAACTCTAATTTCGGGAAATATGAACGCTATATGCCAATCGTAGCCATCGATTATGCCGTATGGAAATCCCACCTGAAACTGAACGCCTTATATTATTACATGAACCAAAGAACTGCAGACGGTTCTTATAAGAACCGGAATCGTTATCAATTAGGATTTACAGCCCTACAATCGGCCAAGCGCATAGATATATCCTGGGCATCCCGCTTCGAATCGACATATACCCGGGGAGTATCGGAGCCTAATAATAAATGGAGAAACCGAATAAAATTGAGTTACATTATATCGAAAGACTCTCCCTGGAAACCTTTTCTTTATGCCGACTTGTTCTTGTTATGTAACGGGACGAAACAGGGAAAGCTCGAACGGGTATGGTACGATGCCGGGGTGGAATACCGGATAGATAAACATAATTCGGCAGAGATTAAAATAAGGGAAGAACAACTCATTACGACTTCGCCCCGGCAACTGAATACAATGATAAGTTTCTCCTACAAAATAAAGCTGTAA